The following nucleotide sequence is from Pseudomonadota bacterium.
GCCGATAGAGAAATCACATGCGCTTTTTAGACCAGGCCAAGATATATGTCGCGAGCGGCGCCGGCGGCAACGGCTGCGTCGCATTCCGGCGCGAGCGCAACATACCGCTCGGCGGGCCCGACGGCGGCAATGGCGGGCGCGGCGGCTCGGTGGTGGTGCTCGGCGTAACCGACCTCAATACCCTAATCGATTTCCGCTACAAACAGCATTTCCGGGCGGCGCGCGGCCGCCATGGTCAGGGTTCCCAGCGCACCGGCGCGAACGCGCCCGATCTGATCATTAAGGTGCCGCTTGGCACGCAGCTCTTCGAAGATGACCGCGAGACACTGATCGCCGACATCACCCGGCCCGGCCAGCGAATCGTGCTCACCCCGGGCGGCGGTGGCGGCTATGGCAACAGCCACTATAAATCCTCGACAAATCGATCGCCGCAGCGCGCCGATCCCGGCCAGGATATGCAGGAGCGCTGGGTATGGCTGCGCCTGAAGCTGCTCGCCGATGCCGGCATCATCGGCCTGCCCAATGCCGGTAAATCGACCTTTCTTGCCGCTGTCAGCCAGGCCCGGCCGAAGATCGCCGATTATCCCTTCACCACCCTCAAACCGCAGCTCGGCGTGGTGGTGGTCGATAGTCATGACTATGTACTCGCCGATATTCCCGGGCTGATCGAAGGCGCGCATGAGGGTTCGGGCCTGGGCGACCGGTTTCTTGGCCATATCGAGCGCTGCGCTGTGCTGCTGCACCTTGTTGATGGCACCGAACCAGACCCGGGCGCGGCGTACCGCACTGTCCGCGGCGAGCTGTCCGCGTACGGTGAAGGATTGGCCGACAAGCCGGAAATCGTTTGCCTCAACAAATGTGACGCCCTGGACGCCGCGCGTCGCGACCGCCGGCTCAAATCCTTGGCGGCGGCAGTGGGCGGCCCGGTAACCGCTCTTTCCGGCGCCTCGGGCGAAGGCGTGGAAGAAGCGCTACGCGGATTGTGGCGCGCGGTCGAAGAGAAAAAGCGCGCAGCAGCAGAAGCAGCAGAGGCAGCTGCCGCCGTCGCTGCCGGCGGCGCAGGCGCGAAACCAGAAAAGCCGGTTTACGATCCGTTGGCCGGCTACTCAGGACGCCAGTCATGACTCCGGTCATAACGCCCAGCCTGCGACAGGCGCGCCGCCTGGTCATCAAGATCGGCTCCGCATTGCTGGTCGATGAAGCTGCGGGCGCTATTCAGCATGCCCGCTTGGCCGGGTTGGCCGAGGATGTCGTCCAATTGCGCCGCGCCGGCGCCGAAGTGATGATCGTCACCTCGGGCGCCATCGCCGTCGGGCGGCGTCATCTCGGGTTTCCCGCCGGGCCGCTCAAGCTCGAAGAGAAGCAGGCAGCGGCGGCGTGCGGCCAGGTCCGCCTCGCCCATGCCTATCTGGAGGCTCTCGCCGCCCACCAGATCACCGCGGCACAAATCCTGCTGACCATCGACGATACCGAAGAGCGCCGCCGCTATCTCAATGCGCGCAACACCATCAACACGCTGTTGGCCGCCGGCGCGGTGCCGATCATCAATGAAAACGACACCGTGGCGACGGCGGAGATTCGCTTCGGCGACAATGACCGCTTGGCGGCGCGGGTAGCCGCTATGATGAGCGCCGACACTCTATTGCTGCTGTCCACCATCGACGGCATGTACAGCGCCGATCCATCGCGCGACAGCACAGCCGAATGGATTCCCCGCATTGACGTGATCACGCCGGAGATCGAAGCGGCGGCAGGTGCCGCCGGCTCGGCCGATGCGTCGGGCGGTATGCTGACCAAGCTCGCGGCGGCGCGTATCGCGATGGCCGCCGGTTGCCACATGGTCATCGCGCGCGGCGATATCGACCGCCCGGTTGCGGCGCTCCAAGCCGGCGCGCGCTGCACCTGGTTCGTCTCCAAGGCGACGCCGCGCGCGGCGCGCAAGCATTGGATCGCGGGCAGCCTCCAGCCGCGTGGCACGCTCACAATCGATGCCGGCGCCGAAGCGGCGCTTTTGGCTGGGCGCAGCCTGTTGCCGGCCGGCGTCGGCGCGGTCGAAGGCGATTTCGAGCGTGGCGAAGCGGTCACCGTCAGGGGCGCTGGCCGCGGCCTGATCGGGCGCGGTCTATGCGCCTATTCGGCGGCAGATGCGCGCCGCATCATGGGCCATAAAACGGGTGAAATAGAGCGCATACTCGGATACCGTGGCCGCGACGCCATTATCCATCGGGACGATCTGGTGTTGGAAGAAAGCGCCTGACATGAGCGCCGTAAAATCGACTGAATCGAACGCCCTGGAAGCGCAGATGGCGGCGCTCGGCACCAACGCCCGAGCTGCCGGGCGGGTGCTCGCGATTACGCCCACGGCGGCCAAGCGCGCTGCCATCGAAGCGGCGGCGGATGCCCTGGCGGCGGGGCGCAATGTCATCATCCAAGCCAATGCCGAGGATATGAACCAGGCGCGCGCCGCCCAGCTAAACGCCGCCATGCTCGATCGCCTGGCTCTCGATGACGCGCGTGTCGACGCCATGGTCACCGGCCTGCGCGAGGTCGCGGCGCTCGATGATCCGGTGGGCCGGGCCTTGGGTGATTGGTCGCGGCCCAATGGCTTGCGCATTGAGCGCGTTTCGGTGCCGATCGGCGTGATCGGTATTATTTACGAATCCCGGCCCAATGTGACCGCCGATGCCGGCGCGCTATGCCTGATGTCGGGCAATGCCGCTATCCTGCGCGCAGGCTCTGAGAGTTCGCGTTCTTCGCACGCCATCGCGGCCTGTCTGCGGCACGGCCTGAGCGCCGCCGGCCTGCCGCAAGATTGCATTCAACTGGTGCCAACCAACGACCGCGCCGCAGTCGGCATCCTGTTGGCCATGGACGAGGATGTCGACATCATCGTGCCACGCGGTGGGCGCTCCCTGATCGAGCGTGTTAAGGAAGAGAGCCGCATCCCGGTGCTGGCCCATCTTGATGGCATTTGCCATGTTTATGTCCATGCGGCGGCGGATGCGGACAAGGCGCGCGACGTGACGTTCAACGCAAAAATGCGCCGCACCGGCATATGCGGCGCCGCCGAGACCCTGCTGATCGATCGCGCCGCGCTTGCCATGTTGCCAGCGATACTGGCGCCGCTCCATGAAGCCGGCTGCGAAGTGCGCGGAGATGCGGAGGTGTGCGCCCTCGATTCCGCCGCCGTTGCCGCCAGCGCCGTGGATTGGGATACCGAATATCTCGATGCCATCATTTCTGTCGCGGTAGTCGCGTCGCTGGAGGACGCCATCCGCCACGTCAATTTACATGGCTCGCACCATACCGACGCCATCATCAGCGAGGATCAAGCCGCCGCCGCGCGCTTCCTGGACGAAGTCGACAGCGCCATCGTGGTGCATAATGCCTCGACCCAATTCGCCGATGGCGGCGAGTTCGGCATGGGTGCCGAAATCGGTATTTCCAACGGCAAACTACATGCTCGCGGGCCGGTCGGCGTCGAACAATTGACGACCTATAAATACAAAGTCCACGGCGCTGGCCAGGTGCGCCCCTGAAGCCGCTGAAACCGCTGAAATCCCTCAAGCCTATGAAACCTATGAAGCGCCCCGCATCGCGCGCCCGCCCGGCACCGGTAAAAACTGCGGCGCCCGCCGGTGGCCTGCGCAGTGGCCTGCGCGTTGGCCTGTTCGGCGGCTCGTTCAATCCGGCGCATGAAGGTCATCTTCATGTCAGCCTCGAGGCCATCAAACGGCTCGGTTTGGATGAACTCTGGTGGCTGGTGTCGCCGCAGAACCCGCTTAAACCAACGCGCGGCATGGCGCCGTTCGAGCAGCGTTTGGCCGCGGCGCGGCGCCTCGCCCGCCATCCGGCGATTCGGGTGAGCGATTGCGAGCGGCGCTGGCACAGCCACTACAGTGCCGATACCATTGAGCGTCTGCGCCGGCGCCATCCGCGCCATCGTTTCGTCTGGGTCATGGGCGCCGACAATCTGGCCGATTTCGAGCGCTGGCGCCGCTGGCAGGATATCTTCAAAGCGCTTCCCATTGCGATATTCGATCGCCGGACTTATGCTCAATCGGCCTCGGCGAGCAAGCCGCTCAAGCGATTTGGCCGCTATCGATTGCCGGAACGGGCCGCGCGCTTGCTTGCTCTACAGTACCCGCCGGTTTGGACATATTTTCATGGCCGGCTGCACGCTGCGTCGTCAAGCGCGATTCGCGCCGGTGCGGCAGACCCGCGCAACGAAAACAGCGCTGCGGGCCGAAATAACGAAAGAGGAGACGGTCGATAACAAAGCCGAAAAAGAAGTCCGTTTCGACGGATAGCGCCGCCGCTGAGAACATGCGCCGCGCCGTTATCAAGGAACTCGAAGACGTCAAGGCCGAAGACATTGTGACCATCGCCTTGAACGGAAAATCCGATATTGCTGATTATATGATCGTCGCGACGGGCCGTTCGCAGCGCCAAGTCGGCGCGGCCGCCGAGCGCGTGCGCAAGGCGGCCAAGACATTGTCCGGCAAATTGGTCGCCGTCGAGGGTTTGCCGGCCTGCGATTGGGTGCTGGTCGATACCGGCGATGTGATCGTCCATATCTTCCGGCCTGAGGTGCGCGAATTCTATAATCTCGAAAAAATGTGGCTGGCGGATTTGCCACTCGATTCGGCGGACGGTGTCGCGGAGGGCGCGCTATAGCGCCGTTCGGCAGGTGCGGCTTGGCGCCGTTCGGCGTGTGCGGCCCGGCGCCGTTCGGCGTGTGCGGCCCGGCGCCGTTCGGCGTGTGCGGCCCGGCGCCGTTCGGCGTGTGCGAATAGCCGTTCTTGCCATCGGCCGGGCGCGCAACGATCCGGCAACACGCATCTTCGATGATTATATGGCGCGCCTGCCCTGGCCGCACGAGCTCCGGGAATTACAGGAAAACCGCCCGCTCAAGGCGGATAAGCGCAAACAGCGTGAAGCCGATCTTTTGCTTGGCGCTGTTCCCGAGCGCGCCTTGGCCGTCGCTCTCGACGGCGGCGGAAAGATGCTGTCGAGCGAGGAGTTTGCGCGGCGCATCGGCGCCTGGCGCGACGACGGCGTACCCTGTCTGGCGTTTCTCATCGGCGGCGCCGATGGCCACGGCGCGGCGGTGTTGAAGCGCGCCGATCTCACGCTCTCTTTCGGCGCGATGGTGTGGCCACATCTGCTGGTGCGCGCGATGCTGGCCGAGCAGCTGTGGCGCGCCGCCAGCATCTTGAACGGCCATCCCTATCATCGCGCTTGAAATCGCCCGCCCGGCGTAGGAAATAGGGACGCATGGCGAGTGAGGCGAACAGAGATGGTGATGAATAGGGTTCCCCGCCCCATGGTGTTGTGCGTGCTCGATGGTTGGGGAGAGGCCGCCGCCAGTGCCGACAACGCCATCGCTGTGGCACGCACGCCTGTGTGGGACGCCCTGTTGGCAAAATATCCACACAGCCTGCTGCACTGTTCGGGCCTCGACGTCGGTCTGCCGCACGGGCAGATGGGGAATTCCGAAGTTGGGCACATGAATTTGGGCGCCGGGCGCGCCGTAATGCAGGATTTGCCGCGCGTCGACGCCGCCATCAAGGATGGCTCGTTGGCCAGCTTGCCGGCGCTCGCCGATTTCATCGAAAAACTGCGCCGAAGTGGCGGGCGCTGCCATTTGATGGGCCTGTTGTCGCCGGGTGGCGTCCATGCGCATCAGGATCATATCGCGGCACTGGTCAAGATTCTCGACGGCGCCGGCGTGCCGGTAACGCTGCACGCCTTTCTCGACGGACGCGATACCCCACCGACTTCGGCGGCTGCGTATATGCGC
It contains:
- the obgE gene encoding GTPase ObgE, with amino-acid sequence MRFLDQAKIYVASGAGGNGCVAFRRERNIPLGGPDGGNGGRGGSVVVLGVTDLNTLIDFRYKQHFRAARGRHGQGSQRTGANAPDLIIKVPLGTQLFEDDRETLIADITRPGQRIVLTPGGGGGYGNSHYKSSTNRSPQRADPGQDMQERWVWLRLKLLADAGIIGLPNAGKSTFLAAVSQARPKIADYPFTTLKPQLGVVVVDSHDYVLADIPGLIEGAHEGSGLGDRFLGHIERCAVLLHLVDGTEPDPGAAYRTVRGELSAYGEGLADKPEIVCLNKCDALDAARRDRRLKSLAAAVGGPVTALSGASGEGVEEALRGLWRAVEEKKRAAAEAAEAAAAVAAGGAGAKPEKPVYDPLAGYSGRQS
- the proB gene encoding glutamate 5-kinase — its product is MTPVITPSLRQARRLVIKIGSALLVDEAAGAIQHARLAGLAEDVVQLRRAGAEVMIVTSGAIAVGRRHLGFPAGPLKLEEKQAAAACGQVRLAHAYLEALAAHQITAAQILLTIDDTEERRRYLNARNTINTLLAAGAVPIINENDTVATAEIRFGDNDRLAARVAAMMSADTLLLLSTIDGMYSADPSRDSTAEWIPRIDVITPEIEAAAGAAGSADASGGMLTKLAAARIAMAAGCHMVIARGDIDRPVAALQAGARCTWFVSKATPRAARKHWIAGSLQPRGTLTIDAGAEAALLAGRSLLPAGVGAVEGDFERGEAVTVRGAGRGLIGRGLCAYSAADARRIMGHKTGEIERILGYRGRDAIIHRDDLVLEESA
- a CDS encoding glutamate-5-semialdehyde dehydrogenase, encoding MSAVKSTESNALEAQMAALGTNARAAGRVLAITPTAAKRAAIEAAADALAAGRNVIIQANAEDMNQARAAQLNAAMLDRLALDDARVDAMVTGLREVAALDDPVGRALGDWSRPNGLRIERVSVPIGVIGIIYESRPNVTADAGALCLMSGNAAILRAGSESSRSSHAIAACLRHGLSAAGLPQDCIQLVPTNDRAAVGILLAMDEDVDIIVPRGGRSLIERVKEESRIPVLAHLDGICHVYVHAAADADKARDVTFNAKMRRTGICGAAETLLIDRAALAMLPAILAPLHEAGCEVRGDAEVCALDSAAVAASAVDWDTEYLDAIISVAVVASLEDAIRHVNLHGSHHTDAIISEDQAAAARFLDEVDSAIVVHNASTQFADGGEFGMGAEIGISNGKLHARGPVGVEQLTTYKYKVHGAGQVRP
- a CDS encoding nicotinate-nucleotide adenylyltransferase; this translates as MKRPASRARPAPVKTAAPAGGLRSGLRVGLFGGSFNPAHEGHLHVSLEAIKRLGLDELWWLVSPQNPLKPTRGMAPFEQRLAAARRLARHPAIRVSDCERRWHSHYSADTIERLRRRHPRHRFVWVMGADNLADFERWRRWQDIFKALPIAIFDRRTYAQSASASKPLKRFGRYRLPERAARLLALQYPPVWTYFHGRLHAASSSAIRAGAADPRNENSAAGRNNERGDGR
- the rsfS gene encoding ribosome silencing factor; the encoded protein is MRRAVIKELEDVKAEDIVTIALNGKSDIADYMIVATGRSQRQVGAAAERVRKAAKTLSGKLVAVEGLPACDWVLVDTGDVIVHIFRPEVREFYNLEKMWLADLPLDSADGVAEGAL
- the rlmH gene encoding 23S rRNA (pseudouridine(1915)-N(3))-methyltransferase RlmH, translated to MRIAVLAIGRARNDPATRIFDDYMARLPWPHELRELQENRPLKADKRKQREADLLLGAVPERALAVALDGGGKMLSSEEFARRIGAWRDDGVPCLAFLIGGADGHGAAVLKRADLTLSFGAMVWPHLLVRAMLAEQLWRAASILNGHPYHRA